AAGTAACCTTGCTGATGGAACATATCTATTTGGCGAAATTCCTCGCCCCAATCAACTTGGTATGGCTTATGTGGTCTTTCAACGTCAAAAGGGCAAAGTTGTGGGAGCTTTTTATTACCCTAGTTCTGGGTTTGACTGCTTTAGTGGCAATGTAAAAAACAATGCGCTAGATGTTAAGTCGGAGAATCCTAACGATTCCCAAGTTGCTAAGGTTAAAGTTAACCTGACTAGCATGTATCCCATCAAACAAGTTAGTTCCAACGATCAACGCATAATTTCTGCGTGCAAAAAATCAACTGCGGCGCTTGCTAACAGATAAGCATCACTCTTGTTAAAATGTTAGGCAAGCTAAGAAGAATATTAACTTGGGATAGGGCTAATATGAGTGAAGCTGATACCTCTGCATACTGACTAGCTAAAGTATGCCTAAATAAACCTTAATTTGATGTTGGGTTCGCTCATATTAACCACAGTGCGATCGCACTTATAATTTTACTAATTATTGGTAATTTTTTGTAAAATTAATTATCCTCGCTTCCGTTTATTGACCTGTTAACCAATTCTAGTTAGTCGTTGTCCCATTCTTCCGAGCCAATCAAATCGCCAATGTAATCCCTGAGCAGAAAGTTGCTATTTTCTAACTCCTGCTCCATATAAATCCATTCGCGAGCAGCAATGTAT
This genomic stretch from Microcoleus sp. FACHB-831 harbors:
- a CDS encoding DUF4327 family protein; the encoded protein is MIQSNNQYSLAVIRDEVRMLVEKGVVSRRQRIVSLWRYIAAREWIYMEQELENSNFLLRDYIGDLIGSEEWDND